Genomic window (Pseudomonas sp. L5B5):
ACCACTTGCCAGGTGGCGATCGTCGGCGGTGGTTATACCGGGCTGTGGACGGCCATCCTGCTCAAGGAGCAGGACCCCGGGCTGGACGTCCTGCTGATCGAGGCGGATATCTGCGGCGCTGGCGCCAGCGGGCGCAACGGTGGCTGCGCGCTGTCCTGGTCGGCCAAGTACCTCACCCTGGAGCGGTTGTTCGGTGTCGAGGAGGCCGTGCGCCTGGTCAAGGAATCCGAGCAGAGCATCTATGCCATAGGTGCCTTCTGCGAACGTTATGGGGTGGATGCCCACTATCGCCTCGACGGCACCTTGTACACCGCCACCAACCAGGCCCAGGTCGGTTCCACCGATGGCGTGATCGCTGCACTGGAGCGCCGAGGCATCAACTCCTTCGACAAGCGACCCCTGGCCGAGGTGCAGCGCATGGCGGGTTCCAGGCAGCACCTGGAAGGCTGGTTTTCCCCGGCAGCGGCCAGCGTGCAGCCGGGCTTGCTGGTGCGTGGGTTGCGGCGGGTGGCCTTGCAACTGGGGGTCAGGATCCATGAGCACACCGCCATGACCGGGCTGGAGGAGGGGCGTCCGGCACTGTTGCGCACGCCCCAGGGGCAGATTCGCGCCGAGCGCGTGGTGCTGGCGATGAATGCCTGGATGGCCCGGGCCTTCGCGCAGTTCGAGCGCAGCGTGGCGATCGTTTCCAGCGACATGCTGATCACCGAGCCGCGTCCCCAGCTGCTACAGCAGATCGGCCTGACCAGCGGGGTGACGGTGCTGGATTCGCGGATCTTCGTGCACTACTACCACAACACCCCGGACGGTCGGATCATGCTCGGCAAGGGGGGCAACACCTTCGCCTACGGCGGGCGGATGCTGCCGGTGTTCGACCAGCCGTCGCCCTGCGCCGCTCTGCTCGAGCACAGCCTGGGACAGTTCTTCCCGGACTTCGCCCAGGTGCCGATAGCGGCCACCTGGAATGGCCCGTCGGATCGTTCGGTGACCGGCTTGCCGTTCTTCGGCCAGATGAGCCGCGCGGGCAACGTGTTCTACGGTTTCGGTTATTCCGGCAGTGGCGTCGGCCCTTGCCACATGGGCGGGCAGATCCTCGCCTCCCTGGTGCAGGGGCTGGACAACCCCTGGACCCGCTCGCCGCTGGTCAATGGCCCCCTGGGCTACTTCCCGCCAGAACCGATCCGCTACCTCGGGTCGCTGCTGGTGCGTAACGCCATCCGCCGCAAGGAGCGGGCCGAGGACCATGGGCATCGGCCGCGGCACCTGGATGTGCGCCTGGCACGTTTCGCCGCGGCGGCAGGCAAGGCCGACAAGGGCTGAAGGCTGGCAAACCACTGACTTTTTGGTCGATCAGGGCCCTGAGGACGTATAAACTTGCCCCTCGCGTCGGCCACATCCAACTCGACGCCACAGATCAAGAGAGTGAGTAATGGGCGCACAGTGGAAGGTTAAACACAAAGAAGCGGCAGCCAATGCCAAGGGCAAGATCTTCGGCAAGCTGGTGAAAGAGATCACTATCGCCGCACGCAACGGCGCCGACACCGCCACCAACGCCCACCTGCGGCTGGTGGTGGAGCAGGCGAAAAAGGCTTCGATGCCGCGTGAAACCCTTGAGCGCGCCATCAAGAAAGGCTCGGGTCAGCTGGGCGAGACCGTGCAGTACCACCGCGTGACCTACGAAGGTTTTGCCCCGCACCAGGTGCCGCTGATCGTTGAATGCGTGACCGACAACATCAACCGCACCGTGGCGGAAATCCGCGTGGCGTTCCGCAAGGGCCAGCTGGGCGCTTCGGGTTCGGTGTCGTGGGACTTCAACCATGTGGGCATGATCGAAGCCTCGCCGGACACTCCCGACGCCGATCCGGAGCTGGCGGCCATCGAGGCCGGCGCCCAGGATTTCGAGCCGGGTGACGAGGGCGCGACCCTGTTCCTGACCGAACCTGCGGACCTGGACGCGGTCCAGAAGGCCCTGCCGGAGCAAGGCTTCACCGTGCTGTCGGCCAAGCTGGGTTATCAGCCGAAGAACCCGGTCAGCGGCCTGAGCGATGAGCAGATGGCTGAAGTCGAGGCGTTCCTCGAAGGCCTGGACAACCATGACGACGTGCAGGACATGTTCGTCGGCCTGGCGGGCTGATACCGCGACTCGCCGGCCGGTCGCTCCCGCATTCCCCTGCAGGAGCCGGCCGGCCCTCGAGGCTTGTCAAAGCCCCGCCAATTCCTCGCAGACTTGAGCAAAACCCGGTCGCGCCAGCACCTCGGGCTGACAGCAGCGCTGCACCAGCGCCGCCAGTTTCTGCCGCTGCTCCTGGCTCAGCGAGCCATCCCCGCGCTCCAGCAATTCTTCCAGCAAGATACCGAAGGCTCGCACTTCCAGGCGTTGCAGCGCGCGGCTCTGCACGGTGTCGTCCTGGGCATGGAAGGAAGCCGCGCCAAAATCCCCCAGCAGGCAGTCGCCCTGGGCATTCCACAAGGTGTTGTGGCCGTAGAGGTCGCCATGGGTAATGCCCTGTGCGTGCAGGTGGGCGCCCACTGACGCGATGCCGCGGGCGATGCCCAGGGTGGCGCCCGCGTTGAAGCTGGCCGGGTCCGGGTAGACGTCCCGGGAACAGGAGTCCAGGCTCGGCAGCGCCGCCAGGTTGGCAAAACTGGGGTCGATCAACTCCATCACCAGGCCGTTCTGCCCCTGGGGGTGGTCGAGGATCCGGCCTTCGACACGGATCAGGTTCGGGTGCAGCCCGGCGCTGATGCAGGCGTTCATTTCATGCAGCGGCGAGCCGTCGCTGGTCATCTCGCCCTTGTACAGCTTGACCGCCACCGCTCGTGCCGGTTGCCCGGCGGGCTGCCATGTTGCCCGGTGGATCACCCCGGACGCGCCTTCCCCCAGGCGCTGCTCCAGGGCCAGCTCGGTCCAGGGGATGTTCGGCGTGGATTCCAGGGCCGTGGCGTCGGCTTCCGACTCCAGCGGATTGCCCGCGTAGGCCAGCCAGGTCAGGCGTGGCAGGTTCAGCAGGAACGCCGGCAGTTCGGTCAGGCGGTTGGCGGCGATCCGCAGCAGTTCCAGGCGCTGGCATTGGCCCAGGCTTGGCGGCAGGTGGGTCAGGCGGTTGCCGGCGAGCATGAGTTTTTGCAGCAGTGGACGCTCGCCCAGTGCTTGCGGCAATTCAGTGATGCAGTTGTCGGTCAGGATCAGCCAGCGCAACTGCGGTGGCAGCGCGGCGGCCGGGACTCGTTCGATGCGGTTGGCCTTGAAGCCGATCATGCTCAGGCGTGCACAGCTGCCCAGGCACTCGGGCAGTTCGCTGAACAGGTTGTCCGAGCAGAACAGGATGCGCAGGTGGCTAAGGCGGTGCAGGTCCTCGGGCAGGCTGCTCAGGGCGTTGCCACTGAGGTTGAGGATTTCCAGGGAGTCGGCCAGGTCGAAGATTTCCCGGGGGAACTCGCTCAGCCCACAGGACAGGTCCAGGCGCTTGATCCCGGTCAGTTGGCCAGCTCGCAGTTGGGCAAGGGTATCCATGAACAGCGTCGACACTCGAAAGCAGGAGAAGGGCGGGCAGGATAAAGGAGATCGGCGGTTTTTGCTGCCTGAGCGGTTGTTGGTCGACGGGGCCAGGATCACTGGGTTTCCAGGAGCCTGAAGGTCAGAGCGGCTCGTCCCTGTTGCCTGGTGCAGTCGGCCGTCAGGGTGAGGTCGGTCTTGCGGCCCTGGGACCATAGCTGGCAGGCCACTCTCGTGGTGTGTGGCTCGCTCTCCAGCGGGTAAAGGTCCAGGGCCACCCGGCCGCTGCGGTCGGGCTGGAATGCCTTGTCATAGGGCGCAAGGGTCAGGTCCGCGGCCTGTTCTCCCGCGCTGTCCAGTTCTTCGAGAATTTCCGCATGAATGGCCGGGCTCACACCAAACTCCGACAGCCCCTGCGGCTGGCCCGCTTGAATGGCGCGCAACAGCGCTTCTGCCAGTGGGTAGATCTGTTCCCGGTCAAATGCTTGCATCGTGCAGTGCTCCAGCCAGCCGGCGAAATGCCGTGGGGTGCCTGGGATTCCTGGTTTCACCCAGCATCGATTCCAGGCGGTGATGTTCAAGGGTCATTTTAACCGCCTCGGTGGCGGCTCTGCCCAGCGGGTTGCTCGGGTCGAAGTCGCTCTCAAGGGTTGTCATCAGGTAAGCGGCCTGGGGGCTCCACTGGTTGAAACGCATCACGTGCCGGTCATCGAGGATCACGGCGCCGTCCTTCTTGTCGTCCGAAAAATAAAAGGCCAGTTGCGAAGGGGGAGTGTTTTCCCGTGCTGCAAGGCGTTTCCTGTACTTGAGCATGGTCGTCAGGCGGGCTCCGGGGGCCAGGCGTAGGCCAGTGCCGACAAGCTGGCAGTCAAGGAAATAGCACTTGAACAGTACGTCCAGCGTTCGCTGGTGATGGCGTGGCGCGCAGTTTTTTTCATACAGGTGAAAGCCCTGGGGCTCACCCACCCGTTCATAGCCATTTGCCGCAAGTTCGGCGGCAGAGAAACGCTCGAGGCCGAACAGCGATGGATGCTTGAGCGTTGAATCCTGCAGGTGCAGGCACACCAGTTGGGCAACGGTGATGGACCTCATGGGGATACTCGGTGAAGTGGATGTTCGGGACCGATTTCCTGCAACTGGCCAGCGCTCGGGGTGTAGCCCACGTCCTGGATCTTGTGAAAGTGATCCTGGATCAACCCGGCGTGCGCTGCCGTTTGCCGGTCGGGCCTGGCAAACCGGTGATGCCAGCGCGATGGGAGCGATGCAGGTGTGGGTGCTAGAGCGGCCAAGGATGATTGCCCGGGTGGTTCCTGGGCGCACACCTTAAAAGCCCAGAAGCCAATTGGCCAATGGAAAACCAGTCATCCAGCGATCTCGAAAAGGCCTGGCTGCGGCTGCCGAGCCCTCTGGGACAAGCGTGCGGCAAATTAATACGCTAACTGGCGGTTTCTCCCCGGGTTGCTAACCTCATGTCTGCAAATGCTCCTCATCAGGAATTGAGGCCTTGAATGGATGTAAGGGTTTGGCAGTCATGAGTGCATTGCTCGGCGCTACGGCAGGGGCCGCAGACTTGCAAGTGCAGGTTCGGGTCGACGTGGCCCGTGGCTGCCAGTTGGTGGGGCAGCAGCGCGAGGCCGGGGTCGAGCAGCTTGGCACCCTGGATTTCGGCACCACCGCACGCCTGGACGAACCGGCCGGCCCCCTGGGCGCGGCATTGGGGAGCAGCCGCCAGCCGCGCCTGGAGTGCAATCCCGATACCCCCTATCAGATGCGTATCGACGGCGGCCTGCACGGCGGTGTCGGCGAAGTACGTTACCTGGCCAGCCGTGGCCCTGCGGGCAAGCCCATTCCCTATCGCCTCTACCAGGACCCGGCGCGGCGCATCCCGCTGCCGGTCGATGTCCCGGTCAGTGGCCGGGTGCCGGATTCCGGCACCGTGGACCTGCCCTTGTACGGGCGTATCGAGCCCCTGGCCGAGATTCCCCGGGCCGGGGGTTATTCCGATGTATTGAAGGTGACCCTGACCTGGTAGCCAGGGTCGTTGATGCTGTCGCGGGGGAACCGCGCAGAACAGGGAAAGCCGTTGCAGGTGCACGGCTCAGGCAGGAGTCCTGATGGAACCGGGAAGGGTGCAATGAAGCGCAAGACCTGGACAATCGTCGCCCTGGGCTCGCTGTGCCTGGTGGTCGACGATGCACAGGCGGCGATCAGCGGGCAGATCCAGGCGCGCCTGGTGATCAGCGCCAGTTGCCAGGTCAGCAGCAGCGGCGCGGCCAGTCCGCTCAGCGACCCGGGTGTGCTGGATTTCGGTCAACAGGGACCTACCTGGGTCAACCCCATCAAGGCCAGCCTCGACAACAGTGGCGAGGGCCAGTTGCAGGTGGCCTGCAATCCCTCGGTCACCGGTTTCACGGTGAGCATCAATGGCGGCCTCAACGGCGACGGCACGACCCGGCGCCTGAGTAACGGCCGCCAGACCCTCCCTTATCGATTGTTCGTCGATGCCTCGGGTAGCGATAGCTACAGCATCGGCCAGCAGCGCAATTTCGCAGTGAGCAGTGGCAGCCGGATCCCCATTCCGGTGTTCGGCTCGGTGGTCGCGAATACCCGCGCGGTTCCGGCAGGGGTCTACACCGACACCCTGACCATCACGCTGGATTGGTAAACCACGAGAGGACGTACACCATGCACGCGCTTGTATCCAGAATCGGCTGGCCATTGCTGGGCCTGGCCATGGCCTCCACGGCCAATGCGGCGACCACGGTCACCGGGCAGATCAGCTCGACCCTGATCCTCACCAGCAGCTGCCAGGTCAACGGAGTGGGCGGCACTACAGGCTTGAATTTCGGCGCCCTGAACTTCGGCACCACCGACAGCCTGTTCACCACCGCCAGCGGCCAGGTATTGGGGGGTGGAGGCGGGGCCCTGTCGATCCTTTGCTCCAGCGGTACCACTCCCAGCCTGACGATCCAGGGCGGTAGCAACGACGGCAAGTCCACCGGCGGCACCCGGGCCCTGTATGACGGGGTCGCCAACTACGTGCCTTATGACCTGTACACCGACGCCGGGCATTCGCAGGTCCTGGCGATCAACGGGGTGATCAACCTGGCGCCGAGCACCGGGGTGGCCCAGACCGTGAACATCTATGGCCAGGCGGTGGGCAAGGCGGGGCTGCCGGCGGGCACCTACACCGACACGGTGTCCGTGCAGCTGACCTTCTGATGCCATGGCCCGCCATGGTCATGCGCTGCTGGCGCTGATCTGTGCCGTTGCCTGGCCGGGGTGGATCGCCGCGGCCACCAGCCAGAG
Coding sequences:
- a CDS encoding spore coat U domain-containing protein gives rise to the protein MSALLGATAGAADLQVQVRVDVARGCQLVGQQREAGVEQLGTLDFGTTARLDEPAGPLGAALGSSRQPRLECNPDTPYQMRIDGGLHGGVGEVRYLASRGPAGKPIPYRLYQDPARRIPLPVDVPVSGRVPDSGTVDLPLYGRIEPLAEIPRAGGYSDVLKVTLTW
- a CDS encoding spore coat U domain-containing protein; translation: MKRKTWTIVALGSLCLVVDDAQAAISGQIQARLVISASCQVSSSGAASPLSDPGVLDFGQQGPTWVNPIKASLDNSGEGQLQVACNPSVTGFTVSINGGLNGDGTTRRLSNGRQTLPYRLFVDASGSDSYSIGQQRNFAVSSGSRIPIPVFGSVVANTRAVPAGVYTDTLTITLDW
- a CDS encoding FAD-dependent oxidoreductase, translating into MRPFWLEQALQQQPSQACPPLQGDTTCQVAIVGGGYTGLWTAILLKEQDPGLDVLLIEADICGAGASGRNGGCALSWSAKYLTLERLFGVEEAVRLVKESEQSIYAIGAFCERYGVDAHYRLDGTLYTATNQAQVGSTDGVIAALERRGINSFDKRPLAEVQRMAGSRQHLEGWFSPAAASVQPGLLVRGLRRVALQLGVRIHEHTAMTGLEEGRPALLRTPQGQIRAERVVLAMNAWMARAFAQFERSVAIVSSDMLITEPRPQLLQQIGLTSGVTVLDSRIFVHYYHNTPDGRIMLGKGGNTFAYGGRMLPVFDQPSPCAALLEHSLGQFFPDFAQVPIAATWNGPSDRSVTGLPFFGQMSRAGNVFYGFGYSGSGVGPCHMGGQILASLVQGLDNPWTRSPLVNGPLGYFPPEPIRYLGSLLVRNAIRRKERAEDHGHRPRHLDVRLARFAAAAGKADKG
- a CDS encoding leucine-rich repeat-containing protein kinase family protein; translation: MDTLAQLRAGQLTGIKRLDLSCGLSEFPREIFDLADSLEILNLSGNALSSLPEDLHRLSHLRILFCSDNLFSELPECLGSCARLSMIGFKANRIERVPAAALPPQLRWLILTDNCITELPQALGERPLLQKLMLAGNRLTHLPPSLGQCQRLELLRIAANRLTELPAFLLNLPRLTWLAYAGNPLESEADATALESTPNIPWTELALEQRLGEGASGVIHRATWQPAGQPARAVAVKLYKGEMTSDGSPLHEMNACISAGLHPNLIRVEGRILDHPQGQNGLVMELIDPSFANLAALPSLDSCSRDVYPDPASFNAGATLGIARGIASVGAHLHAQGITHGDLYGHNTLWNAQGDCLLGDFGAASFHAQDDTVQSRALQRLEVRAFGILLEELLERGDGSLSQEQRQKLAALVQRCCQPEVLARPGFAQVCEELAGL
- a CDS encoding YebC/PmpR family DNA-binding transcriptional regulator; the protein is MGAQWKVKHKEAAANAKGKIFGKLVKEITIAARNGADTATNAHLRLVVEQAKKASMPRETLERAIKKGSGQLGETVQYHRVTYEGFAPHQVPLIVECVTDNINRTVAEIRVAFRKGQLGASGSVSWDFNHVGMIEASPDTPDADPELAAIEAGAQDFEPGDEGATLFLTEPADLDAVQKALPEQGFTVLSAKLGYQPKNPVSGLSDEQMAEVEAFLEGLDNHDDVQDMFVGLAG
- a CDS encoding spore coat U domain-containing protein translates to MHALVSRIGWPLLGLAMASTANAATTVTGQISSTLILTSSCQVNGVGGTTGLNFGALNFGTTDSLFTTASGQVLGGGGGALSILCSSGTTPSLTIQGGSNDGKSTGGTRALYDGVANYVPYDLYTDAGHSQVLAINGVINLAPSTGVAQTVNIYGQAVGKAGLPAGTYTDTVSVQLTF